One genomic window of Fusarium keratoplasticum isolate Fu6.1 chromosome 3, whole genome shotgun sequence includes the following:
- a CDS encoding Aldedh domain-containing protein yields the protein MAVKIDISTYPGNIVNGEFVATPETRHSIDPSTEQALYEVPVATEEQLDLAVKHARAAFSKWSKTTHEERSKLMLAFADAVEANRHELEKLQSMEQGKPLGLAGQEMDMTLTWLRTFATMEVKDEIIEDTEERRITSTFPPLGVCGAIVPWNWPMLLGMGKVGPAIMTGNAVIMKPSPFTPYCDLKFGEIGMSIFPPGVFQVLSGDDNLGPWMTAHPGIDMISFTGSIATGKKIAASCSKTLKRVVLELGGNDAAIVCEDVDIEKCLPKITMLSFLNSGQICMLTKRVYVHEKIYDQFRDAMVEFTKNHVKTGGAFEEGVVVGPVQNSMQYELVKNMYSEIEKQGWNVALEGKIRETSKGYLIEPAIIDNPPEDSRIVVEEPFGPIVPLLKWSDEQDVIDRANALETGLGASVWSKDLDRAERMGRQLSAGSVWINSHFDVAPNVPFGGHKESGIGMEWGIEGFKHYTNSRSLWVWKKIFV from the exons ATGGCCGTCAAAATCGACATTTCC ACCTACCCTGGTAACATCGTCAATGGCGAGTTCGTCGCCACCCCAGAGACCCGGCACTCGATCGATCCGTCCACGGAGCAGGCTCTGTACGAGGTCCCTGTCGCTACCGAGGAGCAGCTAGATCTCGCAGTCAAGCATGCTCGTGCCGCATTTAGCAAGTGGTCTAAGACCACCCACGAGGAGCGAAGCAAGCTGATGCTCGCTTTCGCCGATGCCGTTGAGGCGAACCGCcatgagcttgagaagctgcagtCTATGGAGCAAGGCAAGCCTTTGGGCTTGGCCGGACAGGAGATGGACATGACTTTGACTTGGCTACGAACCTTTGCTACCATggaggtcaaggatgagatTATTGAGGACacagaggagagaagaatTACCTCGACCTTTCCCCCACTGGGCGTTTGTGGCGCCATCGTCCCTTGGAACTGGCCCATGCTCCTGGGAATGGGCAAGGTCGGCCCGGCGATCATGACCGGCAATGCCGTCATCATGAAGCCCTCCCCATTCACGCCATACTGCGATCTCAAATTTGGAGAGATTGGAATGTCAATCTTCCCTCCAGGTGTATTCCAGGTCCTCAGCGGCGACGACAACCTGGGTCCTTGGATGACGGCACACCCTGGCATCGACATGATCAGTTTCACAGGATCAATTGCCACCGGTAAGAAGATTGCTGCCAGCTGCTCCAAGACATTGAAGCGAGTCGTTCTGGAGTTGGGCGGAAACGATGCTGCGATTGTCTGCGAGGACGTTGATATCGAAAAGTGTCTCCCCAAAATTACGATGCTGTCATTCTTGAACTCGGGTCAGATTTGCATGTTGACCAAGCGGGTCTACGTGCACGAGAAGATTTATGACCAGTTCAGAGATGCCATGGTTGAATTTACAAAGAATCACGTCAAGACCGGCGGTGCCTTCGAGGAGGGCGTCGTTGTCGGGCCAGTGCAAAACAGCATGCA ATATGAGCTTGTCAAGAACATGTACTCAGAGATTGAGAAACAAGGATGGAACGTCGCTCTTGAAGGCAAGATCCGGGAGACATCCAAGGGCTACCTCATCGAAcccgccatcatcgacaacccTCCCGAAGACTCACGCATCGTCGTCGAAGAGCCCTTCGGCCCCATCGTCCCGCTCCTCAAGTGGTCCGACGAGCAAGACGTCATCGACCGCGCCAACGCCCTCGAGACGGGTCTCGGCGCCTCAGTCTGGAGCAAGGATCTGGACCGGGCCGAGAGAATGGGTCGCCAGCTGAGCGCGGGAAGCGTGTGGATCAACTCTCACTTTGATGTCGCGCCCAACGTGCCGTTCGGTGGACACAAGGAGAGTGGCATTGGCATGGAGTGGGGCATTGAGGGATTCAAGCATTATACCAATAGCAGGAGTCTTTGGGTGTGGAAGAAGATTTTTGTTTGA
- a CDS encoding GRAM domain-containing protein — translation MDLQSNDLLPDEKVLMKKAANAMISIDDYKLSRFFADDLARLFGKENLEAIGGKLYLTNYRMLFKSHSINRVTGKFSIALPTISAVEDTSKFLTKRIDVTTSTETFQFVVWGIPEFIAMIDKTRLALGPAEVKRLQSLVLENYKIFGDGMTVAKSIEGINKALLAARKVGVLTKLATGAGNPLEITGILNFLELMGDGQG, via the coding sequence ATGGATCTACAAAGCAACGATCTCCTACCAGACGAAAAAGTCTTGATGAAAAAGGCGGCCAATGCCATGATCAGCATCGATGATTATAAACTGAGCAGATTCTTCGCCGACGACCTTGCCCGCCTCTTTGGCAAGGAGAATCTCGAGGCGATCGGCGGAAAGCTGTATCTCACCAACTACCGAATGCTGTTCAAGTCGCACTCTATCAACCGAGTCACTGGAAAATTCAGTATTGCGCTTCCTACAATCAGCGCTGTCGAGGACACGTCCAAATTCTTGACCAAGAGGATCGACGTAACCACGTCCACTGAAACATTCCAATTTGTTGTCTGGGGCATCCCTGAATTCATCGCCATGATCGACAAGACTCGTCTGGCGTTGGGGCCAGCCGAGGTCAAGCGGTTGCAGTCGCTTGTCCTGGAGAACTACAAAatctttggtgatggcatgACGGTTGCAAAGAGTATCGAAGGGATCAACAAGGCCTTGCTGGCAGCCCGAAAGGTAGGAGTTTTGACCAAGCTGGCAACCGGAGCAGGGAACCCTCTAGAGATCACAGGAATATTGAACTTTCTTGAGTTGATGGGAGACGGACAAGGCTGA